A region from the Polaribacter sp. Hel1_33_78 genome encodes:
- the proC gene encoding pyrroline-5-carboxylate reductase, giving the protein MKVAIIGAGSLGQSIAKGLLKNKVVSSLYLTKRNTDSIKEFNRYKAVTLTTNNEEAVKNSDIIIFAVQPRHLRDILENLKYKLSKEQILISAITGFSLGKIENVIGGKHYIIRAMPNTAASVGQSMTCLSTNAKGKEKVELAKTIFNSLGRSMVIPEDQLQAATVICASGIAFWMRLIRATTQGAIQLGFEAHEAHELAMQTCFGAATLLKESGNHPEEEIDRVTTPGGCTIEGLNEMEHQGLSSSLIKGINASFEKINQIKTN; this is encoded by the coding sequence ATGAAAGTAGCAATAATTGGAGCAGGAAGTTTAGGGCAATCGATTGCAAAAGGATTGTTGAAAAATAAAGTTGTAAGTTCTTTATATCTTACAAAAAGAAACACAGATTCTATAAAGGAATTTAATAGATACAAGGCAGTAACCTTAACTACTAATAATGAAGAAGCAGTTAAAAATTCTGATATTATAATATTTGCAGTACAACCAAGACATCTAAGAGATATTTTAGAAAATTTAAAATACAAACTCAGTAAAGAGCAAATACTAATTTCTGCGATTACCGGTTTTTCGTTAGGAAAAATTGAAAATGTAATTGGTGGAAAGCATTATATAATTCGTGCAATGCCAAATACAGCCGCATCTGTAGGACAATCTATGACATGCCTCTCTACAAATGCAAAAGGAAAGGAAAAAGTTGAATTAGCAAAGACTATTTTTAATAGCTTAGGACGTTCTATGGTAATTCCTGAAGATCAACTGCAAGCAGCAACAGTTATTTGTGCAAGCGGAATTGCTTTTTGGATGCGTTTAATTCGAGCGACAACCCAAGGGGCTATTCAATTAGGTTTCGAAGCGCACGAAGCACACGAATTAGCAATGCAAACTTGCTTTGGAGCTGCAACCCTATTAAAAGAATCTGGCAATCATCCCGAGGAAGAAATAGATAGGGTAACCACTCCTGGAGGATGCACCATTGAGGGATTAAATGAAATGGAACATCAAGGATTAAGCTCTTCTTTGATAAAAGGAATTAACGCTTCTTTTGAAAAAATAAACCAAATTAAAACAAATTAA
- the proB gene encoding glutamate 5-kinase, protein MQKKKRILLKIGSNTLTKETDNISRGKIEDIASQIAKLKETYEFIIVSSGAIAVAKQFVKLESKQKDVFVKQALASIGQPHLIRIYQEIFREYGLLSSQCLLSYSDFEKDESKTNITNTIKVLVNNNYIPIINENDTVATDEIKFGDNDKLAALTASLLEVDLLIIATNTNGIYTKESIQNKVPKTIEEVINFDDLKNEIVNSKSSHGSGGMQSKIEAAEVAKKANIETWIVNGLVDNFICNAFDNKVPFTKIK, encoded by the coding sequence ATGCAAAAAAAGAAACGCATTTTACTAAAAATTGGTTCGAATACACTTACCAAAGAAACAGATAATATTTCAAGAGGAAAAATTGAAGATATTGCAAGTCAAATTGCAAAACTCAAGGAAACTTATGAATTTATAATTGTTAGTTCTGGCGCAATTGCCGTTGCAAAACAATTTGTAAAACTAGAAAGTAAGCAAAAAGATGTATTTGTAAAACAAGCATTAGCTTCAATTGGTCAGCCTCATTTAATTAGAATTTATCAAGAGATTTTTAGAGAATATGGTTTATTAAGTTCTCAATGCCTTCTCTCCTATTCTGATTTTGAAAAAGACGAAAGTAAAACCAATATTACCAATACTATAAAAGTGTTGGTAAATAACAATTATATTCCAATCATAAATGAGAATGATACAGTTGCCACAGATGAAATAAAATTTGGTGATAATGATAAATTAGCAGCGCTAACAGCATCATTATTAGAAGTTGATTTATTGATAATAGCAACTAATACTAATGGTATTTACACTAAAGAATCCATCCAAAATAAAGTTCCAAAAACCATTGAAGAAGTTATCAATTTTGATGATTTAAAGAATGAAATTGTGAACTCCAAATCTAGTCATGGAAGTGGAGGAATGCAATCTAAAATTGAAGCTGCTGAAGTTGCCAAAAAAGCTAATATAGAAACATGGATTGTCAATGGCTTAGTAGATAATTTTATCTGCAATGCGTTTGACAATAAAGTTCCTTTTACGAAAATTAAATAA
- the argC gene encoding N-acetyl-gamma-glutamyl-phosphate reductase has translation MLEVGIIGGAGYTAGELIRLLLNHPKTNINFVYSTSNAGNKLYQVHQDLIGSTEISFTNKINTEIDVLFLCLGHGNSTTFLENNSFSDHMKIIDLSNDFRLFKDKNFEEKEFVYGLPELQRDAIKEAKCIANPGCFATALQLAILPLAAKGLLQNDIHINAVTGATGAGTSLSTTTHFTWRDNNFSHYKAFNHQHLGEIHQTVNQLQPNFDSEINFMPNRGNFSRGIFATTYTKFKGSIAEAKEMYQVFYKDAAFIFISDTDIHLKQVVNTNKCLIHIAKHDNKLLITSVIDNLLKGASGQAIQNMNLMYGFEETLGLNLKANYF, from the coding sequence ATGTTAGAAGTAGGAATTATAGGTGGTGCAGGTTATACCGCGGGGGAATTAATAAGATTGTTGCTGAATCACCCTAAAACAAATATCAATTTTGTTTACAGCACTTCTAATGCTGGCAACAAATTGTATCAAGTGCATCAAGATTTAATTGGTTCGACTGAAATAAGTTTTACTAATAAAATTAATACAGAAATTGATGTATTATTTTTGTGCTTGGGTCATGGCAATTCAACTACTTTTTTAGAAAACAATAGTTTTTCTGATCACATGAAAATTATTGATTTAAGTAATGATTTTAGACTATTCAAGGATAAAAATTTCGAAGAAAAAGAATTTGTCTATGGTTTACCAGAATTACAAAGAGATGCTATAAAAGAAGCAAAATGTATTGCAAATCCTGGTTGTTTTGCAACTGCTTTACAATTGGCTATTCTACCACTGGCTGCAAAAGGATTACTGCAGAACGATATTCATATTAATGCCGTTACTGGTGCAACTGGAGCAGGAACTTCTTTGTCTACAACCACACATTTTACTTGGAGAGATAATAATTTTTCGCATTATAAAGCTTTTAATCATCAACATTTAGGAGAAATACATCAAACTGTAAATCAGTTACAGCCTAATTTTGATTCTGAAATAAACTTTATGCCAAATAGAGGAAACTTTTCAAGAGGAATTTTTGCTACCACTTACACAAAATTTAAAGGCAGTATAGCAGAAGCAAAAGAAATGTATCAAGTATTTTATAAAGATGCAGCATTTATATTTATTTCTGATACCGATATACATTTAAAACAAGTTGTAAACACAAATAAATGTTTAATCCATATAGCAAAACATGACAATAAATTACTAATAACAAGCGTAATAGACAATTTATTAAAAGGAGCCTCTGGTCAAGCAATTCAGAATATGAATTTAATGTACGGATTTGAAGAAACTTTAGGTTTAAATTTAAAAGCAAATTATTTTTAG
- a CDS encoding glutamate-5-semialdehyde dehydrogenase codes for MNTLLSIKTRNNVLRTMASLLDREKEAIISINKKDLEAYKGDDISMFDRLKVDEAKVHEMIAACLHLATQEDPVGLERFSFRHDNGMQVYNKTASFGTILIIYESRPDVTVEAAGIAFKSGNKILLKGGKESLQSNLKIVDLWHQALNQHYASNDWIAYLQFDRTETQAFLERPSQKVDLIIPRGGERLIAFVKKHATCPIIISGRGNNFVFVHKEADTAIAIEIILNGKSKISACNAVDKVLIDKNLPNKTAFINRLLSKLKEFKIDVLGDTIISKFDKVEEISSNDVWYKEFLDYKIVIGEIPSNKDAIAMINNYSGGHSSAIITKNTAEAKLFMANVDTAAVYHNASTRFTDGGQLGLGGELAISTDKLHQRGPIGLQHLVTNKWYVHGNGQIR; via the coding sequence ATGAATACGTTATTATCCATAAAAACTAGAAATAATGTTTTACGCACAATGGCCTCACTTCTTGATCGAGAAAAAGAAGCTATTATTAGCATAAACAAAAAAGATTTAGAAGCTTACAAGGGTGATGATATTTCTATGTTCGATCGATTAAAAGTTGATGAAGCAAAAGTTCATGAAATGATTGCAGCTTGTTTACACTTGGCAACTCAAGAAGATCCTGTTGGTTTAGAACGATTTAGCTTTAGACATGATAACGGAATGCAGGTTTATAATAAAACCGCTTCTTTTGGCACAATATTAATCATTTATGAATCTAGACCAGATGTAACGGTTGAAGCTGCTGGAATTGCATTTAAATCTGGAAATAAAATACTTTTAAAAGGAGGTAAAGAATCTTTACAATCGAACTTAAAAATTGTGGACTTATGGCATCAAGCTTTAAACCAGCACTATGCTTCTAATGATTGGATTGCCTACCTACAATTTGATAGAACTGAAACGCAAGCTTTTTTAGAAAGACCATCCCAAAAAGTCGATTTAATTATTCCAAGAGGCGGTGAACGTTTGATTGCGTTTGTAAAAAAACACGCTACGTGTCCTATAATTATTAGCGGACGTGGTAATAACTTTGTTTTTGTTCATAAAGAAGCAGATACAGCTATTGCAATTGAGATTATTTTAAATGGAAAATCCAAAATTTCTGCTTGTAATGCGGTCGATAAAGTTTTAATTGACAAAAACCTTCCAAATAAAACAGCTTTTATTAATCGTTTATTATCAAAGTTAAAAGAGTTTAAAATTGATGTTTTAGGGGATACAATAATTTCAAAATTTGATAAAGTTGAAGAAATTTCATCAAATGATGTTTGGTACAAAGAATTTTTAGATTACAAAATTGTAATTGGAGAAATTCCATCGAATAAAGACGCGATTGCAATGATTAATAACTATTCTGGCGGCCACTCCTCAGCAATTATTACCAAGAATACAGCGGAAGCTAAATTATTTATGGCAAATGTTGATACAGCTGCCGTATATCATAATGCATCTACACGTTTTACAGATGGAGGTCAATTAGGATTGGGTGGAGAATTAGCTATAAGTACAGATAAATTACATCAACGTGGACCTATAGGGTTACAACATTTGGTAACAAACAAATGGTATGTTCACGGAAACGGACAAATAAGATAA
- a CDS encoding acetylornithine carbamoyltransferase: protein MKNYTSINDIDNIATWIKEAKEIKANPLANIELGKNKTLGLLFFNSSLRTRLSTQKAALNLGMNPIVMNVSDDAWGIEFGDGTIMNGNTAEHIKEAAAVVSQYCDIIAVRAFPTLTDKEKDESEHVLESFVKFASTPIVSMESATGHPLQGLTDAITISENSTKKKPKVVLSWAPHLKSLPHAVGNSFVQAMQKMDVDFVITNPEGYNLSPEITKDTPIYNNQAAAFKDADFVYTKNWSSYDNYGQNLGGNEQWMITEEKLKNAKFMHCLPVRRNVVVADAVLDSNNSLVIEQANNRTYAAQLVLKKILEDL from the coding sequence ATGAAGAATTACACCTCCATAAACGACATTGATAATATTGCTACTTGGATCAAAGAGGCGAAAGAAATTAAAGCAAATCCACTTGCAAATATTGAATTAGGAAAAAACAAAACATTAGGGTTACTGTTTTTTAATTCAAGTTTACGTACACGTTTAAGCACTCAAAAAGCAGCTTTAAATTTAGGCATGAACCCTATTGTTATGAATGTTTCTGACGATGCTTGGGGAATTGAATTTGGAGATGGAACGATTATGAATGGAAACACCGCAGAACATATTAAAGAAGCTGCTGCTGTTGTTTCTCAATATTGTGATATAATTGCTGTAAGAGCATTTCCAACATTAACAGACAAAGAAAAAGACGAATCTGAACACGTTCTAGAGTCCTTTGTTAAATTTGCTTCAACACCCATTGTAAGTATGGAAAGCGCCACTGGTCATCCTTTACAAGGTTTAACAGATGCAATAACCATTTCTGAAAACTCCACAAAAAAGAAACCAAAAGTAGTTTTAAGTTGGGCGCCCCATTTAAAATCTTTACCTCATGCAGTTGGAAATAGTTTTGTACAAGCTATGCAAAAAATGGATGTTGATTTTGTAATTACAAACCCAGAAGGATATAATTTAAGTCCAGAAATCACAAAAGACACCCCTATTTATAATAATCAAGCAGCAGCATTTAAAGATGCAGATTTTGTCTACACTAAAAACTGGAGTTCTTACGATAATTATGGCCAAAATTTAGGTGGTAATGAACAATGGATGATCACAGAAGAAAAACTAAAAAATGCAAAATTTATGCATTGTTTGCCTGTAAGAAGAAATGTTGTGGTAGCAGATGCTGTTTTAGATTCG
- a CDS encoding aspartate aminotransferase family protein codes for MPLFNVYPLYDVTPVSAKGMYVYDENNTAYLDLYGGHAVISIGHGHPKYVEAITNQVAKLGFYSNAIQNPLQKELTDKLETLSGCKEYQLFLCNSGAEANENALKLASFKTGKSRVIAFKNGFHGRTSAAVAATDNTSIIAPINAQQKVTILELNDIERVQRELEKGDVCAIIIEFIQGVGGLDQATAKFFEKVDVLCKANNTFFIADEVQSGYGRSGKFFAFQHYKVTPDIISIAKGMGNGFPIGGIFIHPSIEAKFGMLGTTFGGNHLACVAGLSVLNVIEEDNLMHNVNEISQYFIKIARTIPQIKNIKGRGLMLGLEFDYEVSDLRKKLIYEYHIFTGGAANKKLLRILPSLNVKKEHINQFFKALVNALDS; via the coding sequence ATGCCTTTATTTAATGTTTATCCTTTATATGATGTTACTCCAGTTTCAGCAAAAGGCATGTATGTATATGATGAAAATAATACTGCATATTTAGATTTGTATGGAGGTCATGCAGTAATTTCTATTGGGCATGGACATCCAAAATATGTAGAAGCAATTACAAATCAAGTTGCTAAATTAGGTTTTTATTCAAATGCAATTCAAAATCCATTACAAAAAGAATTAACTGACAAATTAGAAACTCTTTCTGGCTGTAAAGAGTACCAATTGTTTTTATGTAATTCGGGCGCAGAAGCGAATGAAAATGCCTTAAAACTAGCTTCTTTTAAAACAGGTAAATCCAGAGTAATCGCTTTTAAAAATGGTTTTCATGGTCGTACGTCTGCGGCTGTTGCTGCCACGGATAATACCAGTATTATTGCGCCAATAAACGCACAACAAAAGGTTACAATATTAGAGCTAAATGATATTGAAAGAGTTCAAAGAGAACTCGAAAAGGGAGATGTTTGTGCTATAATTATAGAATTTATTCAGGGTGTTGGAGGATTAGATCAGGCCACTGCTAAATTTTTTGAAAAAGTCGATGTACTTTGTAAAGCGAACAATACCTTTTTTATTGCCGATGAAGTGCAGTCTGGATATGGCCGATCAGGAAAGTTTTTTGCATTTCAACATTATAAGGTTACTCCAGATATTATTTCTATCGCAAAAGGAATGGGAAATGGTTTTCCTATTGGAGGAATTTTTATTCACCCCTCCATTGAAGCAAAGTTCGGAATGTTAGGCACTACTTTTGGCGGAAATCATTTAGCTTGTGTTGCAGGTTTATCGGTTTTAAACGTAATTGAAGAAGATAATTTAATGCACAATGTCAATGAAATATCTCAATACTTTATTAAAATTGCTAGAACAATTCCCCAGATAAAAAACATTAAAGGAAGAGGCTTAATGCTAGGTCTAGAATTCGATTATGAAGTAAGCGATTTAAGAAAAAAATTAATCTACGAGTATCATATTTTTACAGGTGGAGCGGCTAATAAAAAACTATTAAGAATTTTACCCTCATTAAACGTGAAAAAAGAGCATATAAATCAGTTTTTTAAAGCTTTGGTTAATGCTTTAGATTCCTAG